A stretch of Helicobacter pylori oki112 DNA encodes these proteins:
- the glmU gene encoding bifunctional UDP-N-acetylglucosamine diphosphorylase/glucosamine-1-phosphate N-acetyltransferase GlmU: MLSVIILAAGKGTRMHSSLPKTLHTICGEPMLFYILETAFSISDDVHLILHHQQERIKEAVLKRFKGVIFHTQIVEKYSGTGGAIMQEDKTPIPTKHERVLILNADMPLITKDALAPLLESHNNAIGLLHLADPKGYGRVILEDYQVKKIVEEKDANTKEKTIKSVNAGVYGFEREFLEKYLPKLHDQNAQKEYYLTDLIALGINENETIDAIFLEEECFLGVNSQTERAKAEEIMLERLRKNAMDLGVVMQLPGSIYLEKGVNFKGECVLEQGVRLSGNCLIENAHIKAYSVIEESQIVNSSVGPFAHARPKSVICNSRVGNFVETKNAKLQGAKAGHLSYLGDCEIGKNTNVGAGVITCNYDGKNKHQTIIGENVFIGSDSQLVAPINIGSNVLIGSGTTITKDIPSGSLSLSRAPQTNIENGYFKFFKKP; the protein is encoded by the coding sequence ATGCTTTCTGTCATCATACTGGCCGCTGGTAAAGGCACTCGCATGCATTCTAGCCTGCCTAAAACTTTACACACGATTTGCGGGGAGCCTATGTTGTTTTACATTTTAGAAACGGCTTTTTCAATCAGCGATGATGTGCATCTTATCTTGCACCACCAACAAGAACGCATTAAAGAAGCGGTATTGAAGCGTTTTAAGGGCGTAATTTTCCACACTCAAATCGTGGAAAAATATTCAGGAACAGGTGGGGCCATCATGCAAGAAGATAAAACGCCTATCCCCACGAAACATGAGCGGGTTTTGATTTTGAATGCGGACATGCCCTTAATCACTAAAGACGCTCTCGCCCCCTTATTAGAAAGCCATAATAACGCTATAGGCTTACTCCATTTGGCTGACCCTAAAGGTTATGGGCGCGTTATTTTAGAAGATTATCAGGTTAAAAAGATTGTAGAAGAAAAGGACGCTAATACCAAAGAAAAAACCATTAAAAGCGTGAATGCTGGCGTGTATGGGTTTGAAAGGGAGTTTTTAGAAAAATACTTACCCAAGCTCCATGACCAAAACGCCCAAAAAGAATATTACCTCACGGATTTAATCGCCCTAGGAATCAACGAAAACGAAACAATTGACGCTATTTTTTTAGAAGAAGAGTGCTTTTTAGGGGTGAATAGCCAAACAGAAAGGGCGAAGGCTGAAGAAATCATGCTAGAAAGACTGCGGAAAAACGCCATGGATTTGGGGGTAGTGATGCAATTGCCTGGTAGTATTTATTTAGAAAAAGGCGTGAATTTTAAGGGGGAGTGCGTTTTAGAGCAAGGGGTGCGTTTGAGCGGGAATTGCTTGATAGAAAATGCGCATATTAAGGCCTATAGCGTGATAGAAGAGAGCCAAATTGTTAATAGCAGTGTGGGGCCGTTTGCCCATGCACGCCCTAAAAGCGTGATTTGTAACAGCCGTGTGGGGAATTTTGTAGAAACTAAAAACGCCAAACTTCAAGGTGCTAAAGCAGGGCATTTGAGCTATTTAGGGGATTGTGAGATAGGGAAAAACACAAATGTAGGGGCTGGCGTGATCACTTGCAATTACGATGGTAAAAACAAACACCAAACGATCATCGGTGAAAATGTCTTTATAGGGAGCGATAGCCAGCTAGTCGCCCCCATAAATATCGGCTCTAATGTCTTAATCGGTAGTGGCACCACCATCACTAAAGACATTCCTAGCGGTTCGTTGAGCCTTTCGCGCGCCCCTCAAACCAACATTGAAAACGGGTATTTTAAGTTTTTTAAGAAACCTTAA
- a CDS encoding ribonucleoside-diphosphate reductase subunit alpha produces the protein MITVVKRNGRIEPLDITKIQKYTKDATDNLEGVSQSELEVDARLQFRDKITTEEIQQTLIKTAVDKIDIDTPNWSFVASRLFLYDLYHKVSGFTGYRHLKEYFENAEEKGRILKGFKEKFDLEFLNGQIKPERDFQFNYLGIKTLYDRYLLKDSNNNPIELPQHMFMSIAMFLAQNEQEPNKIALEFYEVLSKFEAMCATPTLANARTTKHQLSSCYIGSTPDNIEGIFDSYKEMALLSKYGGGIGWDFSLVRSIGSYIDGHKNASAGTIPFLKIANDVAIAVDQLGTRKGAIAVYLEIWHIDVMEFIDLRKNSGDERRRAHDLFPAIWVCDLFMKRVLEDAMWTLFDPYECKDLTELYGQDFEKRYLEYEKDPKIIKEYINAKDLWKKILMNYFEAGLPFLAFKDNANRCNPNAHAGIIRSSNLCTEIFQNTAPNHYYMQIEYTDGAIEFFEEKQLVTTDNHITKCANKLTSTDILKDKQIYIATKVAKDGQTAVCNLASINLSKINTEEDIKRVVPIMVRLLDNVIDLNFYPNRKVKATNLKNRAIGLGVMGEAQMLAEHQIAWGSKEHLEKIDALMEQISYHAIDTSANLAKEKGVYKDFENSEWSKGIFPIDKANNEALKLTEKGLFNHACDWQGLREKVKANGMRNGYLMAIAPTSSISILVGTTQTIEPIYKKKWFEENLSGLIPVVVPNLNVETWNFYTSAYDIDAKDLIKAAAVRQKWIDQGQSINVFLRIENASGKTLHEIYTLAWKLGLKSTYYLRSESPSIDEKSVLDRSVECFNCQ, from the coding sequence TTGATTACGGTGGTTAAACGAAACGGGCGCATTGAGCCTTTGGACATTACAAAAATCCAAAAATACACTAAGGACGCTACGGACAATTTAGAGGGCGTGAGCCAAAGTGAGCTGGAAGTGGATGCGAGGTTGCAATTTAGGGACAAGATCACTACTGAAGAAATCCAACAAACTTTGATTAAAACCGCTGTGGATAAGATAGATATTGACACGCCTAATTGGAGCTTTGTCGCCTCAAGGCTTTTTTTGTATGATTTATACCATAAAGTAAGTGGTTTTACAGGGTATAGGCATTTGAAAGAGTATTTTGAAAACGCTGAAGAAAAGGGCCGTATCCTTAAGGGCTTTAAGGAAAAATTTGATTTAGAGTTTTTAAATGGCCAGATCAAGCCTGAAAGGGATTTCCAATTCAATTATTTAGGGATTAAAACCTTGTATGATCGCTATTTGTTAAAAGACTCTAACAACAACCCTATTGAATTGCCCCAACACATGTTTATGAGCATTGCGATGTTTTTAGCGCAAAACGAACAAGAACCCAACAAAATCGCTTTAGAATTTTATGAAGTTTTAAGCAAGTTTGAAGCGATGTGCGCGACCCCCACTCTAGCGAACGCTCGCACCACCAAACACCAGCTAAGCTCATGCTATATTGGCAGCACGCCGGATAATATTGAGGGGATTTTTGACAGCTATAAGGAAATGGCGCTGTTGTCCAAATACGGCGGAGGGATCGGCTGGGATTTTTCTTTGGTGCGCTCTATTGGGAGTTATATTGATGGGCATAAAAATGCAAGCGCTGGCACGATCCCTTTTTTAAAAATCGCTAATGATGTGGCGATTGCGGTGGATCAATTAGGCACACGAAAGGGCGCGATTGCGGTGTATTTGGAAATTTGGCACATTGATGTGATGGAGTTCATTGATTTAAGGAAAAATAGCGGCGATGAAAGGCGAAGAGCGCATGATTTATTCCCGGCTATTTGGGTGTGCGATCTGTTTATGAAAAGGGTTTTAGAAGATGCGATGTGGACTTTGTTTGACCCTTATGAGTGTAAGGATTTGACTGAGCTTTATGGGCAGGATTTTGAAAAACGCTACTTAGAGTATGAAAAAGATCCTAAAATCATTAAAGAATACATTAACGCTAAAGATTTATGGAAAAAAATCTTAATGAATTATTTTGAAGCCGGCTTGCCTTTCTTAGCCTTTAAAGATAACGCCAATCGGTGCAATCCAAACGCTCATGCAGGCATTATTCGATCCAGCAATCTGTGCACGGAGATTTTTCAAAATACCGCACCTAACCACTATTACATGCAAATAGAATACACCGATGGTGCCATAGAGTTTTTTGAAGAAAAGCAGTTGGTAACGACAGATAATCATATCACTAAATGCGCCAACAAGCTCACTAGCACCGACATTCTTAAGGACAAGCAAATCTATATCGCTACTAAAGTCGCTAAAGACGGGCAAACGGCGGTGTGTAATCTAGCGAGCATTAATTTAAGTAAGATCAACACCGAAGAAGACATTAAAAGGGTTGTGCCGATCATGGTTAGGCTTTTAGACAATGTGATTGATTTGAATTTCTACCCCAACCGCAAAGTCAAAGCCACTAATTTAAAAAATAGAGCCATAGGGTTAGGGGTTATGGGTGAAGCGCAAATGCTCGCAGAACATCAGATCGCTTGGGGGTCTAAAGAGCATTTAGAAAAAATTGACGCTTTAATGGAGCAAATCAGCTACCATGCGATTGACACGAGCGCGAATCTAGCGAAAGAAAAAGGGGTTTATAAGGATTTTGAAAATTCAGAATGGAGTAAGGGGATTTTCCCCATTGATAAAGCCAATAATGAAGCCTTAAAACTCACCGAAAAAGGGCTTTTTAATCACGCTTGCGATTGGCAAGGTTTGAGGGAAAAAGTCAAAGCCAACGGCATGCGTAATGGCTATTTGATGGCGATCGCTCCCACAAGCTCTATTTCTATTTTAGTAGGCACAACCCAAACGATTGAACCCATTTATAAGAAAAAATGGTTTGAAGAAAATTTGAGCGGGCTAATTCCTGTTGTAGTGCCTAATTTGAATGTAGAAACTTGGAATTTTTACACATCAGCCTATGATATTGACGCTAAAGATTTGATTAAAGCAGCAGCCGTGCGCCAAAAATGGATCGATCAAGGCCAAAGCATTAATGTGTTTTTACGCATAGAAAACGCTAGCGGTAAAACCTTGCATGAAATTTACACGCTCGCTTGGAAATTAGGACTCAAATCCACTTATTATTTGCGCAGCGAAAGCCCTAGCATAGATGAAAAAAGCGTGTTGGATCGATCGGTGGAATGTTTTAATTGCCAATAA
- a CDS encoding Gfo/Idh/MocA family protein, whose translation MLFAMIGSGGFIAPKHLQAIRDTGHFLDCSFDVHDSVGVLDEYFPQSEFFTNIEDFENHLEQSKAMGKEINYLSVCTPTHTHFDHIRFGLRNGMHVICEKPLVLDPGEIQELKDLEVKHQKRVFSLLPLRLHCDTLALKEKIKSELDKNPEKVFDITLTYISVQGKWYFSSWRADVNRSGGLATQMGVNIFDTLLYLFGGVKDKVINKEEPDCIGGTLFLEHAKIRWFFSINPEHMGVAKEKVYHKMILEGEEVNLTQGFDNLYIESYKQILAQGGFGLDDAMASIKLAYELRNLSVSEPNEDSHVLCCKNKTDQ comes from the coding sequence ATGCTTTTTGCTATGATTGGTTCAGGGGGGTTTATCGCTCCCAAGCACTTGCAAGCGATTAGAGATACAGGGCATTTTTTGGATTGCTCTTTTGATGTTCATGATAGCGTGGGGGTTTTAGATGAGTATTTCCCGCAATCAGAGTTTTTTACCAATATTGAAGATTTTGAAAATCATTTAGAGCAATCTAAGGCTATGGGTAAAGAAATCAATTATTTGAGTGTTTGCACGCCCACGCACACGCATTTTGATCACATCCGTTTCGGGTTAAGAAACGGCATGCATGTGATTTGTGAAAAACCCTTAGTTTTAGACCCTGGCGAAATACAAGAATTGAAAGATTTAGAGGTGAAACACCAAAAAAGGGTGTTTAGTCTTTTGCCCTTACGCTTGCATTGCGACACGCTGGCTTTGAAAGAAAAAATTAAGAGCGAATTAGACAAAAACCCTGAAAAGGTGTTTGACATCACGCTCACTTATATCAGCGTTCAAGGGAAATGGTATTTTTCTTCATGGCGAGCGGATGTGAATAGGAGTGGGGGGTTAGCCACTCAAATGGGAGTGAATATTTTTGACACTTTATTGTATTTGTTTGGAGGCGTTAAAGATAAGGTTATCAATAAAGAAGAGCCTGATTGCATAGGGGGGACACTCTTTTTAGAGCATGCCAAAATAAGGTGGTTTTTTTCCATCAATCCAGAACACATGGGAGTGGCTAAAGAGAAAGTTTATCATAAAATGATCCTAGAGGGCGAAGAAGTCAATCTCACGCAGGGCTTTGATAATCTGTATATAGAAAGCTACAAACAGATTTTAGCTCAAGGGGGGTTTGGTTTAGATGACGCTATGGCGTCTATCAAACTGGCTTATGAATTAAGAAATCTTTCAGTCAGCGAACCCAATGAAGATTCGCATGTTTTGTGTTGCAAAAACAAAACAGACCAATAA
- a CDS encoding sulfite exporter TauE/SafE family protein: protein MDIYALYIAIGLFTGILSGIFGIGGGLIIVPIMLATGHSFEESIGISILQMVLSSFVGSVLNFKKKSLDFSLGLLIGAGGLIGASFSGFVLKIVSSKILMVIFALLVVYSMIQFVLKPKKKDFIADTKRYHLQGLKLFLIGALTGFFAITLGIGGGMLMVPLMHYFLGYDSKKCVALGLFFILFSSISGAFSLMYHHIINKEVLLAGAIVGLGSVMGVSIGIKWIMGLLNEKMHKALILGVYGLSLLIVLYKLFF from the coding sequence ATGGATATTTATGCGTTATACATAGCGATAGGGCTTTTTACTGGCATTCTATCAGGGATTTTTGGCATTGGTGGAGGGTTGATCATTGTCCCTATCATGCTCGCAACCGGGCATTCTTTTGAAGAATCCATTGGGATTTCCATTTTGCAAATGGTTCTTTCATCGTTCGTGGGATCTGTTTTGAATTTCAAAAAAAAATCGCTTGATTTTTCTTTAGGCTTGTTGATAGGGGCAGGGGGGCTGATAGGGGCGAGTTTTAGCGGATTTGTTTTAAAAATCGTTTCCAGTAAAATTTTAATGGTTATTTTCGCGCTTTTAGTCGTGTATTCTATGATCCAATTTGTTTTGAAACCCAAAAAAAAAGATTTTATAGCGGATACTAAACGCTACCATTTGCAAGGTTTAAAATTATTTTTAATTGGCGCGCTCACAGGGTTTTTTGCCATCACTTTAGGGATTGGTGGGGGAATGCTCATGGTGCCTTTGATGCATTATTTTTTAGGGTATGATTCTAAAAAATGCGTGGCGTTAGGGTTATTTTTCATCTTGTTTTCTTCTATTTCAGGAGCTTTTTCTTTAATGTATCATCACATCATCAATAAAGAAGTGCTCTTAGCAGGGGCGATTGTGGGATTAGGCTCTGTTATGGGCGTGAGCATTGGGATTAAATGGATCATGGGGCTTTTGAATGAAAAAATGCATAAAGCTTTGATTTTGGGGGTGTATGGTTTGTCGCTATTGATTGTTTTATACAAACTCTTTTTTTAA
- a CDS encoding methylated-DNA--[protein]-cysteine S-methyltransferase, with protein sequence MVLYHYYFKTPKSFPLEYLHLCTNESHLLRLDFDAANFSHNTPMNTPLKLSVQALERYFLGQLFEFDVPLDLIGTPFQKQVWSALMTIPYGKTKSYDEIAKLINNPRSCRAIGNANRNNPISLIVPCHRVVRKNGALGGYNGGIEVKKWLLEFESKILNQQAKNSLIS encoded by the coding sequence ATGGTTTTATACCACTACTATTTTAAGACCCCTAAGAGCTTCCCTTTAGAGTATTTGCATTTGTGCACTAATGAGAGTCATTTATTAAGGTTGGACTTTGATGCGGCTAATTTTTCTCATAACACCCCTATGAATACCCCATTAAAACTCAGCGTTCAAGCCTTGGAGCGTTATTTCTTGGGACAACTTTTTGAATTTGATGTGCCTTTAGATTTGATAGGAACTCCTTTTCAAAAACAAGTTTGGTCTGCGTTAATGACTATCCCTTATGGCAAGACAAAAAGTTATGATGAAATCGCAAAACTCATCAATAACCCTAGATCTTGCAGAGCTATTGGCAATGCTAATCGCAATAACCCTATTTCTTTGATCGTGCCTTGTCATAGAGTGGTGCGTAAAAATGGCGCTTTAGGGGGGTATAATGGGGGCATAGAAGTCAAAAAGTGGCTGTTAGAATTTGAAAGCAAAATTTTAAACCAGCAAGCTAAAAACTCTTTAATTTCTTAA
- the xerH gene encoding tyrosine recombinase XerH — protein sequence MKHPLEELKDPIENLLLWIGRFLRYKCTSLSNSQVKDQNKVFECLNELNQACSASHLEKICKKARNAGLLGINTYALPLLKFHEYTKKISLKSLKSIDEVLLAEFLSVYTGGLSLATKKNYRIALLGLFSYIDKQNQDENEKSYIYNITLKNISGVNQSAGSKLPTHLNNEELEKFLEGIDKIEMSAKVRARNRLLIKIIVFTGMRSNEALQLKIKDFTLENGCYTILIKGKGDKYRAVMLKAFHIESLLKEWLMERELYPVKNDLLFCNQKGNALTQAYLYKQVERIINFAGLRREKNGAHMLRHSFATLLYQKRHDLILVQEALGHASLNTSRIYTHFDKQRLEEAASIWEED from the coding sequence ATGAAGCACCCCCTAGAAGAATTAAAAGACCCTATAGAAAATCTTTTGCTATGGATTGGACGCTTTTTACGCTACAAATGCACAAGCCTGTCTAATTCCCAAGTGAAAGACCAAAACAAGGTTTTTGAATGCTTGAACGAACTAAATCAAGCGTGCAGTGCAAGCCACTTAGAAAAGATCTGCAAAAAAGCGCGTAACGCCGGATTACTCGGGATCAACACCTACGCATTGCCCCTACTCAAATTCCACGAATACACAAAAAAGATTTCTTTAAAATCGCTCAAAAGCATTGATGAAGTACTGCTCGCTGAATTTTTGAGCGTCTATACTGGGGGTTTGAGTTTAGCCACTAAGAAAAATTATAGAATCGCCCTGCTCGGGCTTTTTAGCTACATAGACAAGCAAAATCAAGATGAAAATGAAAAATCTTATATTTATAATATCACGCTTAAAAATATCAGCGGAGTCAATCAAAGCGCGGGTAGTAAGCTCCCTACTCATTTAAATAATGAAGAATTAGAAAAATTTTTAGAGGGCATTGATAAAATAGAAATGTCCGCTAAAGTGCGTGCCAGAAACCGCCTGCTCATTAAAATCATCGTTTTTACAGGCATGCGCTCTAACGAAGCCTTACAACTTAAAATAAAGGATTTTACTTTAGAAAATGGCTGTTACACGATTTTGATTAAAGGTAAGGGCGACAAATACAGAGCGGTGATGCTCAAAGCTTTCCACATTGAGAGCCTTTTAAAAGAATGGCTCATGGAAAGGGAATTATATCCCGTTAAAAATGATTTATTGTTTTGCAATCAAAAAGGCAATGCTTTAACGCAAGCGTATTTGTATAAGCAAGTGGAGCGCATCATCAATTTTGCAGGACTCAGGCGAGAAAAAAATGGGGCACACATGTTAAGGCATTCTTTTGCGACCTTGCTTTATCAAAAACGCCATGATTTGATTTTAGTTCAAGAAGCTCTAGGGCATGCGAGCTTGAATACCAGTAGGATTTACACGCATTTTGACAAGCAGCGTTTAGAAGAAGCGGCGAGTATTTGGGAAGAAGATTAA